The uncultured Fibrobacter sp. genome includes a region encoding these proteins:
- a CDS encoding ABC transporter ATP-binding protein, whose translation MSGLAWLWRYSQGFRLTLSIRIVLGGIGVALGLLMVWLSKRFIDETIRTGSDEDIVRMIVYLVLSMLGGIVIRQICHYLTTLETVRAANRLRLMMFGLLFRRKLFDIEVLHSGDITSRFSKDIETISEVAIDTFPEMVVTTLQLVGAFLLLRMFDSRLAWILLLLSPIAMSFAKLISYRLKKMTLEIRKSESRIQMQVQEGVEYNAVLRSLGSEPWVTSQLDRGQGDLRQNVGHRAKFTLLTRLLFGCTFGLGYLIAFIWGGLGLRNGLITFGVMTSFLQLVGQIQRPVFSLLNMGPRVVQAMAGVERLQELEKECDGDLAASHENNSSVLEGKLGVRIENVSFGYVGERNEIISKFNYDFRPGSKVAIMGETGKGKTTLLRLLLGFIKPDCGRMLLYSESTNDGAMGGEVYALSEDLRGNFVYVPQGNTLMSGSIRYNLLLAKPDASESELQRVLTLACAEFVYDLPQGLDTELSERGGGLSEGQAQRLAIARGLLRPGNIMLFDEISSALDEETERELYRRLFTELRDKTMIIVTHRTAMLDLCDDVVRL comes from the coding sequence ATGAGCGGTCTTGCCTGGCTGTGGCGCTATTCGCAGGGGTTTCGCCTGACGCTTTCTATCCGGATTGTACTGGGTGGAATAGGCGTTGCCCTGGGTTTGTTGATGGTTTGGCTTTCGAAGCGCTTTATCGATGAAACCATTCGAACCGGAAGCGACGAAGACATCGTCCGTATGATAGTCTACTTGGTTCTCTCGATGCTCGGGGGAATCGTGATTCGGCAAATTTGCCACTACCTGACAACGTTAGAGACGGTGCGGGCGGCAAACCGGTTGCGGCTCATGATGTTTGGGCTGCTGTTTCGGCGAAAGCTCTTTGATATCGAAGTCCTGCATTCCGGCGACATTACCTCGCGCTTTTCAAAGGACATTGAAACCATTAGCGAAGTCGCGATTGATACGTTCCCGGAAATGGTGGTGACGACGCTGCAGCTGGTGGGCGCCTTTTTGCTGCTTAGAATGTTCGATTCTCGGCTGGCGTGGATTCTTTTGCTGCTTTCGCCCATTGCAATGAGCTTTGCGAAGCTGATTTCTTACCGGTTAAAGAAGATGACCCTCGAAATCCGCAAAAGCGAAAGCCGCATTCAGATGCAGGTGCAAGAAGGCGTGGAATACAACGCCGTGTTGCGTTCGCTGGGGAGTGAACCTTGGGTGACCTCGCAGCTGGACCGTGGACAGGGCGATCTTCGGCAGAATGTGGGGCACCGGGCGAAGTTTACCTTGCTTACGAGGCTCCTGTTTGGCTGTACGTTTGGGCTGGGTTACTTGATTGCCTTTATCTGGGGTGGCCTCGGACTTCGAAACGGACTCATTACGTTTGGCGTGATGACGTCTTTTTTGCAACTGGTGGGGCAAATCCAGCGTCCGGTTTTTTCGCTGTTGAATATGGGCCCGCGAGTGGTTCAGGCGATGGCCGGGGTGGAACGCTTGCAGGAACTGGAAAAGGAATGCGACGGAGACCTTGCTGCATCTCATGAAAATAATTCCTCGGTGCTCGAAGGAAAACTCGGTGTCCGCATCGAAAATGTCTCTTTTGGCTACGTCGGGGAACGAAACGAAATCATCAGCAAGTTTAATTACGATTTCAGGCCGGGAAGCAAGGTTGCGATTATGGGGGAAACCGGCAAGGGGAAAACGACCTTGCTGCGCCTGTTGCTGGGCTTTATCAAGCCCGACTGCGGACGAATGCTTCTCTATTCCGAGAGTACTAACGATGGCGCGATGGGGGGCGAGGTGTACGCCCTTTCCGAAGACTTGCGCGGAAACTTTGTGTACGTTCCGCAAGGAAACACGCTGATGAGCGGTTCCATCCGCTACAATCTGCTGCTAGCAAAGCCGGATGCAAGCGAAAGTGAATTGCAAAGGGTGCTTACGCTTGCTTGCGCCGAATTTGTATATGATTTGCCCCAGGGACTAGATACGGAACTGAGCGAACGCGGCGGCGGACTCAGCGAAGGCCAGGCGCAGCGGCTTGCCATTGCACGTGGACTCCTGCGCCCCGGAAACATTATGCTCTTTGACGAAATCAGTTCTGCTCTGGACGAAGAGACGGAACGTGAACTTTACCGGAGGCTTTTTACGGAGCTTCGCGACAAGACGATGATTATCGTGACGCACCGTACAGCCATGCTGGACTTGTGTGATGATGTGGTTCGGTTATGA
- a CDS encoding PqqD family protein, whose product MRIKKGFVLREVCGEQVIMGEGVNALDFGRLLCLNETAAWLWNQASASEEFTVEGLADALCGVYDVTPEQARLDVEKIVNEWKKVNVVE is encoded by the coding sequence ATGCGAATTAAAAAAGGTTTTGTGCTGCGCGAAGTGTGTGGCGAACAGGTAATTATGGGCGAAGGCGTAAATGCCCTTGATTTTGGACGACTGCTCTGCCTGAATGAAACGGCGGCATGGCTCTGGAATCAGGCGAGTGCATCCGAGGAGTTTACGGTGGAAGGCCTGGCCGATGCCTTGTGCGGTGTTTACGACGTGACCCCCGAACAGGCTCGGCTCGATGTGGAAAAAATCGTGAATGAATGGAAAAAGGTGAATGTAGTCGAATGA
- a CDS encoding S24/S26 family peptidase, with translation MVSDDLIMAEAIRLVDEGVEVTFPVNGRSMLPFIVGGRDSVVLVKQSALKRGDVILARVENGHFVIHRIVDIAGEDVTLMGDGNLCLREHCKVNDVRAKVTHVVCGKKRISLESRRQRVKAKIWFWLLPVRRWLLAIYRRLV, from the coding sequence GTGGTTAGCGACGATCTGATTATGGCCGAGGCGATTCGCCTGGTCGACGAAGGCGTCGAAGTGACGTTTCCCGTGAACGGGCGCAGTATGCTTCCGTTTATTGTAGGGGGGCGCGATAGCGTGGTGCTGGTAAAGCAGTCTGCACTGAAACGGGGCGATGTCATACTTGCACGGGTCGAAAATGGGCATTTTGTGATTCACCGTATTGTCGATATCGCGGGTGAAGACGTGACGCTGATGGGAGACGGAAACCTGTGCTTGCGCGAACATTGTAAGGTAAACGACGTCCGCGCTAAGGTGACTCATGTGGTTTGCGGTAAAAAAAGGATATCGCTTGAATCCCGCAGGCAACGGGTGAAAGCAAAAATTTGGTTTTGGCTATTGCCGGTGAGGCGGTGGCTGTTGGCAATTTATAGAAGGCTGGTATAA